TCCAGATATCACCTAATTTAGACGACATTGACATGAAGCAAACCTGAAGGAGAACATTATGAACATTATTGCCTGGATTATTTTAGGGCTACTAGCAGGTGCGATCGCCAAGGCAATCGTTCCTGGATATCAGGGTGGTAACTGGCTGGCCACACTGGTATTGGGAATTGTGGGGGCTTTTATTGGCGGTACCTTGCACAGCTTTATCCAAAATGGTAACTTACAGCTCACCGCTCCTGGATTGAGCATTGGTGGGGTAGTTTTGGCTGTTCTAGGGGCAATCATTGCTATTTTCCTCTACGGTACGCTAACTCGCAGAAGTACATAGCTCGGCGCGGATCATCTTAGCTATGGCTGATGTCCTGAGTGCTGCTAAGTTCAGTTGATGTATTCGTGTTCTGGCGTTGCTGAATCTAGGTATGAACCGCACCATCTATCCTCACCCTAGCCCTCTCCCAAAAGGCTACCGCTTATACACATCTTAGAGATGAGCCAGTGA
The nucleotide sequence above comes from Candidatus Obscuribacterales bacterium. Encoded proteins:
- a CDS encoding GlsB/YeaQ/YmgE family stress response membrane protein, translating into MNIIAWIILGLLAGAIAKAIVPGYQGGNWLATLVLGIVGAFIGGTLHSFIQNGNLQLTAPGLSIGGVVLAVLGAIIAIFLYGTLTRRST